A stretch of the Thermodesulfobacteriota bacterium genome encodes the following:
- a CDS encoding HEAT repeat domain-containing protein, whose amino-acid sequence MIHYFCPFCWVEISKNQKTCRQCGRDTGEWNDKSYTEKLLYSLSHFEPSTVYRARYILGERREQLAVQPLIDLLKKTMDPFLMEVIIDALSKIGDQRIVPLLIDMLKNSSFLVRGKAASVLCNFGSQEEVKAALKEATNDHSNYVRNAAKVSLAKLTKELDMDRANG is encoded by the coding sequence ATGATTCATTACTTTTGCCCTTTTTGCTGGGTTGAGATTTCAAAAAATCAAAAAACCTGCCGGCAATGCGGCAGAGACACAGGAGAATGGAACGATAAAAGCTACACGGAGAAGCTCTTATATTCTCTGAGCCATTTTGAGCCTTCTACTGTTTATAGAGCACGTTACATATTAGGTGAGAGACGCGAGCAATTAGCGGTACAACCGCTTATCGACTTACTTAAGAAGACTATGGATCCCTTCCTGATGGAGGTGATTATTGACGCACTCAGCAAAATCGGGGATCAGCGTATTGTGCCATTATTGATTGACATGCTAAAAAACTCTTCATTCCTGGTAAGGGGCAAGGCCGCTAGTGTTCTTTGTAATTTCGGATCACAGGAAGAAGTTAAAGCTGCTTTAAAAGAAGCAACCAATGATCACAGTAATTACGTAAGGAATGCGGCTAAAGTTTCGTTGGCTAAGTTAACTAAGGAATTAGATATGGATCGAGCTAATGGATAG
- a CDS encoding inorganic diphosphatase: MKTKNLVNLPLGKNPSKIVNAIVEIPKGSRNKYEYDKERCAFRLDRVLYASVHYPANYGFIPSTSSTDGDPLDILILVNEPAFVGVLIDVRPIGVFYMKDEGGEDEKIISVPFRDPYYASMKNISDLPRHFTIEVNHFFSIYKELEGKQVITFGYKGVEEAEKVIMNGHKLYIKKEGLSL; encoded by the coding sequence ATGAAAACAAAAAATTTAGTTAATTTACCGCTTGGCAAAAATCCATCAAAAATAGTTAATGCGATCGTTGAGATTCCCAAAGGGAGTCGCAACAAGTACGAATATGATAAAGAACGCTGTGCATTCCGTTTAGACCGTGTGCTGTATGCGTCAGTCCACTACCCTGCCAATTACGGCTTCATACCTAGTACTTCGAGTACTGACGGTGATCCTCTTGATATATTAATTTTGGTTAACGAACCCGCTTTTGTAGGCGTCCTTATTGATGTACGTCCTATAGGTGTTTTCTACATGAAGGATGAAGGGGGAGAAGATGAAAAAATTATTTCCGTTCCCTTTAGAGATCCTTACTATGCTTCTATGAAGAATATTTCCGATCTGCCCCGTCATTTTACGATAGAAGTTAACCACTTTTTCTCCATCTACAAGGAGCTTGAGGGCAAGCAAGTAATAACGTTTGGATATAAAGGGGTAGAGGAAGCCGAGAAGGTAATTATGAACGGACACAAACTTTATATTAAGAAAGAAGGGCTGAGTTTATAA
- a CDS encoding HEAT repeat domain-containing protein, producing MDRTPTEEAIEKLVDGLNNPSHNVGVLLKVIKFGKKAVRPLIHLLLSSPTIYHEPRCLAAEALGIIGGEDAVEGLIRVLDLYDLDSLDPQVRFAEATVRNEAARQLGILRDERAIEPLLKCLKENHLRGTAEALAIFGEKRAIPEIIEMLEDDYARETACNALLRFDKDAVLPLTETLSWRNYTPLRNETRLSIKRRTEATRLLGEIGDPGAIKPILKRLKDEEKEIRLSAAFALLEINANEEVNLKTIPELIAGLNDADWYTCNLCIDALSELNSAALPYIENALNERSTENGKEEKIPLSEKAIEYLERMLQKPKDKE from the coding sequence ATGGATAGAACTCCAACCGAAGAAGCTATTGAGAAATTGGTTGACGGACTAAATAACCCTTCACACAACGTTGGTGTATTACTCAAAGTAATTAAATTTGGAAAGAAAGCGGTAAGACCCTTAATTCACCTATTGCTCTCTTCCCCAACAATTTATCATGAGCCGCGCTGTCTCGCTGCAGAAGCACTTGGAATCATTGGCGGAGAAGATGCTGTGGAAGGGCTTATACGGGTACTTGATTTATACGACCTCGATTCCCTTGATCCCCAGGTTCGATTCGCCGAAGCGACGGTTAGAAATGAGGCGGCCCGTCAACTCGGAATACTGCGTGATGAGAGGGCAATAGAGCCATTACTTAAGTGTCTAAAAGAGAATCATTTAAGAGGCACAGCAGAGGCTTTAGCCATCTTTGGAGAAAAAAGAGCTATACCCGAGATTATTGAAATGCTAGAGGATGACTATGCACGAGAAACGGCCTGTAATGCGTTGCTTAGATTTGACAAAGATGCAGTGCTACCACTTACAGAAACTTTATCCTGGCGAAACTATACCCCTTTAAGAAATGAAACGAGGCTGAGTATAAAGAGACGCACTGAGGCGACTAGGCTCCTCGGAGAGATTGGTGATCCCGGAGCCATCAAGCCGATACTCAAAAGACTGAAGGATGAAGAAAAGGAGATCAGGTTGTCCGCCGCCTTCGCCCTGTTAGAGATTAATGCTAATGAAGAGGTCAACCTTAAGACTATTCCAGAACTCATAGCCGGATTAAATGACGCGGATTGGTACACTTGTAATTTATGTATTGACGCCCTATCCGAACTTAATTCGGCAGCTTTACCTTATATTGAGAACGCTCTCAACGAGCGGTCAACAGAGAATGGCAAAGAAGAGAAAATACCACTCTCGGAGAAAGCAATTGAGTATTTAGAGAGAATGTTACAAAAGCCTAAAGACAAAGAGTAA
- the eno gene encoding phosphopyruvate hydratase, translating into MMISKIYAREIIDSRGNPSIEADVILEDGSLGRASVPSGASTGKREALELRDDDPNRYNGKGVIKAVDNVNRIIAPSIIGMNVSDQSGIDSELIRLDGTKDKSKLGANAILAVSIACAKAASNSHGIPLYRYIGGLNADVLPVPMMNVLNGGKHADNNVDFQEFMIIPVGANSFSQALRMGAETFHSLKKVLSQYGYSTTVGDEGGFAPNLKSNIQALELIIEAIENAGYSAGKDLSIGLDPAASEFFENQTYVFYKSDGSSKTSEEMIGIYVDLVNRYPIVSIEDGLAEDDWEGWRLLTKELGGKIQLVGDDIFVTNPEIISKGIKDGVANSVLIKLNQIGTLTETLEAMELARGSGYTTVISHRSGETEDTTIADFAVATNAGQIKAGSACRTDRICKYNQLLRIEEELGPSARFLGKAAIQRGKNEA; encoded by the coding sequence ATGATGATATCTAAGATTTACGCTCGAGAGATAATTGATTCACGCGGTAACCCAAGCATCGAGGCTGACGTGATACTCGAAGATGGTTCATTAGGGCGTGCATCGGTTCCGTCAGGAGCTTCGACAGGAAAAAGAGAGGCTTTAGAGCTTAGGGATGATGATCCAAATCGATACAATGGCAAGGGAGTAATAAAAGCCGTAGATAATGTTAACCGCATCATAGCCCCAAGCATCATAGGTATGAATGTAAGTGATCAATCCGGTATTGACTCAGAATTAATCCGGCTCGATGGAACAAAAGACAAATCCAAGCTAGGCGCAAATGCGATCTTAGCAGTATCAATCGCCTGTGCAAAAGCCGCGTCGAACTCACATGGCATTCCTCTCTATAGGTATATTGGGGGGCTGAATGCAGATGTTTTGCCAGTACCGATGATGAATGTACTAAATGGTGGAAAACACGCTGATAATAACGTTGACTTTCAAGAGTTTATGATAATACCTGTAGGTGCGAATTCTTTCTCCCAGGCATTGAGAATGGGCGCAGAAACTTTTCACTCACTTAAAAAAGTGCTTTCTCAATATGGCTATAGCACAACTGTTGGCGACGAAGGAGGATTTGCCCCGAACCTGAAATCGAACATCCAGGCACTCGAATTAATAATCGAGGCTATTGAAAATGCTGGCTATAGCGCCGGGAAGGACCTTTCTATAGGACTTGACCCGGCCGCCAGTGAGTTTTTTGAGAACCAAACTTACGTGTTTTATAAATCAGATGGTTCAAGTAAGACCTCGGAAGAAATGATTGGAATCTACGTCGATCTTGTGAACCGTTACCCGATTGTATCAATAGAAGATGGACTGGCCGAGGACGACTGGGAGGGATGGAGGCTATTAACAAAAGAACTGGGAGGAAAAATCCAACTAGTGGGGGATGACATTTTTGTTACTAATCCAGAAATAATAAGTAAGGGGATTAAGGACGGTGTGGCGAATTCTGTACTTATCAAACTTAACCAAATTGGCACTCTAACAGAAACCTTGGAAGCAATGGAGCTTGCAAGAGGCTCTGGTTACACCACAGTTATTTCTCATAGGTCCGGAGAGACAGAGGACACTACTATTGCGGATTTTGCAGTAGCTACTAACGCGGGTCAGATAAAAGCCGGCTCCGCCTGCAGGACAGACAGGATATGTAAGTACAATCAACTGCTTCGGATAGAAGAGGAACTCGGACCCTCGGCTAGGTTCTTAGGAAAAGCTGCTATTCAAAGAGGAAAGAATGAAGCTTAA
- a CDS encoding ABC transporter permease subunit, with protein MASPFLPVFLSIATLVSIILGEKAKSIGISFVLWFWFVIIYDFILVGITLAFGEVIIALLFLNPADLVRTTFLTSLGSAALIGPAGAVLYKTFGSLIGMILSLIVLLSWILLPLILALFIFERKDI; from the coding sequence ATTGCGTCCCCTTTTCTTCCGGTTTTCCTTTCAATAGCCACTCTTGTCTCAATAATCTTGGGAGAGAAAGCAAAGTCAATAGGAATTAGCTTTGTGCTCTGGTTCTGGTTTGTGATTATCTACGATTTTATTCTGGTAGGTATAACCCTGGCCTTTGGAGAAGTAATAATTGCTCTTCTCTTCCTGAATCCTGCCGACCTTGTAAGAACCACATTTCTTACATCGCTCGGAAGCGCGGCTCTTATCGGACCTGCAGGGGCTGTGCTTTATAAAACATTTGGAAGCTTAATTGGAATGATACTTTCTTTAATTGTTCTTCTCAGTTGGATTTTACTTCCATTGATACTGGCGCTCTTTATCTTCGAGAGAAAAGATATTTGA
- a CDS encoding DUF6062 family protein has product MVTLAFLNKSPSLVEALKTGQDCPVCFLCEEDLRYFYRWYFNEYYNDPVWIIKTIDSRGFCSKHSWDLIRMGKEHEMSLVYEYLIKSTIVKLERVSEGLKKFEPNKSRIRKVVNNKRLQEMRKQLQPTEVCPICDTVSKRSSIWIENLLTDLKEEEMKELYLNSYGLCMNHFNQALETACHETAKILIQKQAEMLEELNRDLEEYSRKRDYRFSHEPKGEEQKAWVRAIKFFVGNQL; this is encoded by the coding sequence ATGGTGACTTTGGCATTCCTCAACAAATCACCCTCCTTAGTAGAAGCCTTGAAAACCGGTCAGGATTGTCCAGTCTGCTTTCTATGTGAGGAAGATTTAAGATACTTCTACCGTTGGTATTTTAATGAGTATTACAACGATCCGGTCTGGATCATCAAGACCATAGATTCAAGGGGTTTTTGTAGTAAGCATTCTTGGGATTTGATTCGGATGGGAAAGGAGCATGAAATGTCTCTGGTATATGAGTACCTGATTAAGTCTACAATTGTGAAATTGGAGAGAGTATCCGAAGGGCTAAAGAAATTTGAGCCCAATAAAAGTAGGATTAGGAAAGTAGTAAATAATAAACGTTTACAAGAGATGAGAAAGCAACTTCAGCCAACCGAAGTTTGTCCTATTTGCGATACTGTTTCTAAAAGATCATCCATATGGATTGAAAACCTGCTCACGGATTTAAAAGAGGAAGAAATGAAAGAACTTTACCTTAATTCATACGGATTGTGCATGAACCATTTTAATCAGGCCCTTGAAACCGCATGCCATGAAACGGCGAAAATACTGATTCAAAAGCAAGCTGAAATGCTCGAAGAACTAAACAGAGATTTAGAAGAGTATTCACGCAAGCGGGATTATCGATTTTCTCATGAACCCAAGGGTGAAGAACAAAAAGCTTGGGTTAGGGCTATTAAATTTTTTGTTGGTAATCAACTCTAG